The following are encoded in a window of Roseivirga misakiensis genomic DNA:
- a CDS encoding LytR/AlgR family response regulator transcription factor translates to MKINCIVIDDEPLARMGVVDYIQKVKFLNLMGEFKSAIEAKEFLEDHPVDLMFLDINMPKMNGLDFLRSIAQPPKVIFTTAYREYATESYDLDGVDYLLKPIAFDRFLKAVNKVYDLFEVQEETGTDDHFFVKVDGVIKRVLLDNLCYIEGMKDYVRIYQTDASELITLVSLKQMEQRLPDNFIRVHRSFIVAADKVEEIEGNVLKVGGSEIPMAPQLRTSVLDKIMGGKFLKR, encoded by the coding sequence ATGAAGATTAACTGCATAGTAATTGATGACGAGCCCCTCGCTAGAATGGGGGTAGTAGACTACATCCAAAAGGTGAAATTTTTGAACCTTATGGGGGAGTTTAAAAGTGCAATTGAGGCAAAAGAATTTCTTGAAGATCATCCTGTAGACCTTATGTTTTTGGACATTAATATGCCGAAAATGAATGGATTGGATTTCCTTAGGTCAATTGCACAACCACCAAAAGTCATATTTACTACTGCCTATCGTGAGTATGCCACGGAGAGTTATGACTTAGATGGGGTAGATTATTTACTAAAGCCAATTGCATTCGATCGGTTTTTGAAGGCTGTAAATAAGGTGTATGACTTGTTCGAAGTACAAGAGGAGACTGGAACTGACGATCACTTCTTTGTAAAAGTTGATGGAGTCATTAAAAGGGTTTTGTTAGACAACTTGTGCTATATCGAGGGTATGAAAGACTATGTGAGGATTTATCAAACTGACGCGTCAGAACTGATCACTTTGGTCTCACTGAAACAAATGGAGCAGCGCTTACCTGATAATTTCATTAGAGTTCACCGATCGTTTATTGTAGCGGCGGATAAAGTGGAAGAAATAGAGGGTAATGTTTTGAAAGTAGGTGGTAGTGAAATACCTATGGCACCCCAGCTAAGAACATCAGTGCTGGATAAGATAATGGGAGGGAAGTTCCTTAAAAGATAA
- a CDS encoding sensor histidine kinase gives MKTNWKLIATHLLFWMLYVVIWSIRDMAYAPTFWDTVDANVIGALLYGSGVYINLYVFVPKLLLKGKRLLYGLVMIVWLLFMAYLGSQTFVFLYRNVSPSTSEFFGSAGGLASTAVEFMVVYALATSLYFINEWYIKERRLRELESQNLKAELDMLKGQINPHFLFNALNSVHVLIRTNPELASNTLEKFSDLLSHQLYEVEKDKITLEQEVQNLDNFIQLQKLRHQDHVQVNWDYSGVLSDKPIAPMLFLNFVENAFKHGESDLEAPVQIDISIEVNESTLTFNCVNSAKKKADDKEKSGLGIDNIKRRLNLVYPNRHTLEIDFKDNLYRVQLALNLNED, from the coding sequence ATGAAGACTAACTGGAAACTTATTGCTACGCATCTGCTTTTTTGGATGCTTTATGTTGTTATCTGGAGTATTCGAGATATGGCATATGCCCCAACTTTTTGGGACACGGTAGATGCTAATGTCATCGGGGCGCTACTCTATGGAAGTGGAGTGTATATAAACTTATATGTTTTTGTGCCGAAGCTTCTTTTAAAGGGCAAGCGTCTCTTATATGGGCTCGTAATGATTGTTTGGCTTCTGTTCATGGCTTATTTAGGCTCCCAAACCTTTGTTTTCTTATATAGAAATGTAAGTCCTAGTACGAGTGAGTTTTTTGGTTCAGCGGGCGGTTTGGCTAGTACTGCTGTAGAATTTATGGTAGTATATGCTTTGGCCACAAGCCTTTATTTTATCAATGAATGGTATATTAAAGAGCGCCGTCTAAGAGAACTAGAGAGTCAAAATTTGAAAGCGGAATTGGATATGCTGAAAGGACAGATTAATCCTCATTTCCTCTTTAATGCATTAAATAGTGTTCATGTTTTGATTAGGACAAACCCAGAACTAGCCTCCAATACGTTGGAAAAGTTTTCGGATTTACTGAGTCACCAATTGTACGAAGTTGAAAAGGATAAAATTACTTTGGAACAGGAAGTTCAGAACTTGGATAACTTCATCCAGCTACAAAAACTTCGACATCAAGACCATGTTCAGGTGAATTGGGATTATAGTGGTGTGTTAAGCGACAAGCCGATCGCGCCCATGCTATTTCTCAATTTTGTTGAAAATGCTTTCAAGCATGGTGAATCAGATTTAGAGGCCCCCGTTCAGATTGATATCTCGATCGAGGTGAACGAATCGACACTTACTTTTAACTGCGTGAACTCAGCTAAGAAAAAAGCTGATGATAAGGAGAAAAGTGGATTGGGTATAGATAATATTAAACGAAGGCTAAACCTAGTTTATCCTAACAGGCATACACTTGAAATTGATTTTAAGGACAATTTGTACCGCGTACAATTAGCACTCAACCTGAATGAAGATTAA
- a CDS encoding ABC transporter permease, translating to MIKNYLKMAWRNLIKHKGHTVINVFGLGVGMACFLLILFYVKDESSFDKFHKDYERIYRITEVNYTEGGDNYLANAYSAIGPALQNDFPEFEAFVRFHIEEFSVENGPEKKFQEPLFAFADSTLWDVLDFDLLEGDKKTALADPFSIVITETMAQKYFGDEDAIGKALKVDGQNDFQVTGILKDVPKNSHIQFNFLASFISLRQLQGGWMFNNWYWPPMYTYVKVPQGVSVGRVEAKFPDMVEKYLGKLTAQQRGYKMQALEDIHTTTDYANELGKTSNKTYLLILTTTAFLILAIACVNFMNLSLARSISRSGEVGVRKVFGAIREQIVFQYLSESVLVTIIAAVIGFGFFMLAMPAFNGLTEKSLVVELADVPLILGGLILIALIVGFLSGIYPALFLSGFSPAAILKGKVAKQSPFAGFFKKVLITFQFVISAALIISTCIIYFQLQYMRNKQLGFDKEQTVVLEVRSLPDQTRIKTFKDRLKQLPQVRGAAVSSRIPGHEGFYDYNVLPEGESAENNMLFMRLETDLDFSDLFQFEIVAGRGFDNRLSTDSLAYLINETAAAQLGWDEDDLNKKLNMGSLSQDGSFRAVHTGSVIGIVKDFNFVSLHNDVDPVVISIIPSSQPYMQGKISVKLAPGNLSESMAAIEKEWRDFSNAAQFEYFFLDDSVERLYDAEKQLGKVFLTFSSISIILACLGLFAMTTLLATQLKKEIGIRKVLGATIGSLVLLMSRGYLQLIAISFVIASVITYLVMEKWLENFAYHIQMQVWYFLLAGVVLGLISFLTMSFKSLKAAYGNPVDALRYE from the coding sequence ATGATTAAGAATTATCTAAAAATGGCTTGGCGAAACTTGATCAAGCACAAAGGGCACACAGTTATCAATGTATTCGGGCTTGGAGTTGGAATGGCCTGCTTTTTACTGATTCTATTTTACGTTAAGGATGAATCTTCTTTTGACAAGTTTCACAAAGATTATGAGCGTATCTATAGAATTACAGAGGTTAACTATACCGAAGGTGGAGATAATTACTTAGCAAATGCCTATAGCGCTATTGGTCCAGCGCTGCAAAACGATTTCCCCGAATTTGAAGCATTCGTAAGGTTTCATATCGAAGAGTTTTCTGTTGAGAATGGACCTGAGAAAAAATTTCAGGAGCCACTTTTTGCTTTTGCAGATTCTACTTTATGGGATGTACTGGACTTTGATTTACTGGAGGGTGATAAAAAAACTGCCTTAGCGGATCCTTTCTCGATAGTGATCACCGAGACGATGGCCCAGAAATATTTCGGGGATGAAGATGCTATCGGTAAAGCCTTAAAAGTTGATGGTCAAAACGACTTTCAGGTTACTGGTATTTTAAAGGACGTACCGAAAAACTCTCATATCCAATTTAATTTTTTAGCCTCTTTTATCAGTTTGAGACAGCTACAAGGTGGTTGGATGTTTAATAATTGGTATTGGCCACCGATGTATACCTATGTAAAGGTTCCACAAGGTGTAAGTGTGGGTAGGGTGGAAGCTAAATTTCCTGATATGGTCGAAAAGTACCTGGGCAAGCTGACAGCACAACAAAGAGGCTACAAAATGCAGGCATTAGAAGATATTCATACCACCACCGATTATGCCAATGAATTGGGGAAAACCTCCAATAAGACGTATCTACTTATTCTTACAACCACAGCATTTCTGATACTGGCGATAGCCTGCGTTAATTTCATGAATTTATCGTTGGCTCGTTCAATCAGCCGTTCAGGAGAAGTGGGTGTAAGAAAGGTTTTTGGTGCCATTAGAGAGCAAATTGTCTTTCAATATTTAAGTGAGTCTGTTTTGGTTACAATCATTGCAGCGGTAATAGGATTCGGCTTTTTTATGCTTGCCATGCCAGCCTTTAATGGGCTAACAGAAAAGTCGCTTGTTGTAGAGCTGGCAGATGTGCCACTAATTTTAGGCGGGCTTATCTTAATCGCCTTAATTGTTGGGTTTCTCTCTGGAATCTATCCAGCGCTATTCTTATCAGGTTTTTCGCCAGCTGCTATTTTGAAAGGTAAAGTGGCAAAGCAGAGCCCATTCGCTGGTTTTTTCAAGAAAGTCCTGATTACTTTTCAGTTCGTTATTTCTGCTGCCTTGATCATTTCCACTTGTATCATCTACTTTCAATTGCAGTACATGCGAAACAAACAGCTGGGCTTTGATAAAGAGCAAACCGTAGTGTTAGAAGTTAGGTCACTACCCGATCAGACAAGAATTAAAACTTTTAAGGATAGGTTAAAACAGCTTCCACAGGTCAGAGGGGCGGCCGTATCTTCCAGAATACCAGGACACGAAGGTTTTTACGATTATAATGTTCTACCAGAAGGTGAATCTGCTGAAAATAACATGCTTTTCATGCGACTGGAGACGGATTTAGATTTCAGTGATTTATTTCAATTTGAGATTGTCGCAGGTCGTGGTTTTGATAATCGTTTGTCTACCGATTCGCTGGCTTATCTTATCAATGAAACTGCCGCTGCTCAGCTCGGTTGGGATGAAGATGATTTGAATAAGAAATTGAATATGGGAAGTTTAAGCCAAGATGGTTCTTTTCGAGCAGTGCATACAGGTAGTGTGATCGGTATAGTAAAGGATTTCAATTTTGTGTCATTACACAACGATGTTGATCCAGTAGTTATAAGCATTATTCCGAGTAGTCAGCCTTATATGCAGGGTAAAATATCTGTCAAATTGGCGCCTGGAAATTTATCTGAGTCCATGGCGGCGATAGAAAAAGAATGGCGAGATTTTTCTAATGCTGCTCAGTTTGAGTACTTCTTTTTAGATGATTCTGTCGAACGCCTTTACGATGCCGAGAAACAACTTGGAAAAGTGTTTTTAACATTTTCCTCTATCAGTATTATTCTGGCATGTTTAGGGCTTTTTGCCATGACTACCTTATTAGCCACACAGCTAAAGAAAGAGATCGGCATACGAAAAGTTTTAGGGGCAACTATCGGCAGCTTAGTATTGCTAATGTCGCGCGGGTATTTGCAGTTGATCGCCATCTCATTTGTCATAGCTTCAGTCATCACTTATCTTGTTATGGAAAAGTGGCTGGAAAATTTCGCTTACCATATACAAATGCAAGTTTGGTATTTCTTATTGGCAGGTGTAGTGTTAGGCCTCATTTCCTTTTTAACTATGAGTTTTAAATCATTAAAAGCGGCTTATGGCAATCCAGTGGATGCCCTAAGATATGAATGA
- a CDS encoding DUF3109 family protein, whose protein sequence is MILIQDAVISDDIKDHAFVCDLEKCKGACCVEGDLGAPLEESELKELEDCYDVVKPYLSAAGVEAIEKEGLYIKDFEGDYSTTTIGGKECAFAIYDEENVLKCGIEQAYIDGKTTFKKPISCHLYPIRITKYDHYEALNYDRWSICSAACTLGEKLGVPIYKFLKVALIRKYGEAWYQELCDDIEGNS, encoded by the coding sequence ATGATTCTCATTCAAGATGCGGTAATAAGCGACGATATAAAAGACCACGCCTTCGTTTGCGACTTAGAGAAATGTAAAGGAGCCTGCTGTGTTGAAGGAGACCTGGGAGCACCTTTGGAAGAATCCGAACTTAAAGAATTGGAAGATTGCTACGACGTGGTAAAACCCTATTTGTCGGCGGCTGGCGTTGAGGCTATTGAAAAAGAAGGTTTGTACATTAAGGATTTCGAAGGTGACTATTCTACAACGACTATCGGTGGCAAAGAATGCGCTTTCGCCATTTATGATGAAGAAAATGTACTGAAGTGCGGTATAGAACAAGCTTATATTGACGGTAAGACAACTTTTAAAAAACCGATTTCTTGCCATTTATATCCAATTAGAATCACAAAGTATGATCACTATGAAGCCCTGAATTACGACAGGTGGTCCATCTGTTCTGCGGCGTGTACCTTGGGCGAAAAACTTGGAGTACCAATCTATAAGTTCTTGAAAGTTGCGCTGATTCGAAAATATGGTGAGGCATGGTATCAAGAACTCTGCGATGATATTGAAGGAAATTCCTAA
- a CDS encoding FkbM family methyltransferase, with amino-acid sequence MFSYYKRKREKRELKRTFKEYGYEVKQFDIEGLGKVEYAQWLHPFEGPKEVSKEQISFYQKLSKEGDLIIDIGAHTGDTTVPMALAVGKEGLVIGLEPNIYVYKILEKNAQLNQELTNIVPLPFAATQEDGDFVFHYSDASFCNGGYLSQIKNQRHNHSYELKVEGRNFSKYLRANYKEWLPKMGLLKVDAEGYDSAILDDMSDIIAEFRPNIMAECYKKLSMEERHALYDSIAKHDYTVYMNDTNYLEDGFVDSADLVKLTRDNMKIKKHFEILATPN; translated from the coding sequence ATGTTCAGTTATTACAAGCGAAAAAGGGAAAAGAGAGAACTCAAGCGAACTTTTAAGGAGTACGGATACGAAGTGAAGCAATTTGACATAGAAGGCTTAGGAAAGGTCGAGTATGCTCAATGGTTACACCCTTTTGAAGGCCCAAAGGAAGTATCTAAAGAACAGATTAGCTTTTATCAAAAACTTTCGAAAGAGGGAGACCTGATTATAGACATAGGAGCGCACACAGGTGATACGACAGTTCCTATGGCTTTGGCCGTCGGTAAAGAGGGACTTGTCATAGGACTAGAACCGAATATTTACGTTTATAAAATCTTAGAAAAGAACGCACAGCTAAATCAAGAACTTACGAATATTGTACCGCTTCCTTTTGCTGCTACGCAAGAAGATGGTGACTTTGTTTTTCACTACTCAGATGCATCTTTCTGTAATGGTGGCTACCTCTCTCAAATTAAAAACCAAAGACATAACCACAGTTATGAGTTAAAAGTAGAGGGTAGGAATTTTAGCAAATACCTACGCGCTAACTACAAAGAATGGCTTCCAAAAATGGGGCTTTTAAAAGTTGATGCTGAAGGATATGATAGCGCTATTCTGGACGATATGAGCGATATAATAGCCGAATTCCGACCCAATATAATGGCAGAGTGCTACAAGAAGCTTTCAATGGAAGAGCGTCATGCCCTATATGATTCTATTGCTAAACATGATTACACTGTTTACATGAACGACACCAATTATTTGGAGGATGGGTTTGTCGATAGTGCTGACTTGGTAAAGCTTACAAGAGACAACATGAAAATCAAAAAGCATTTTGAAATCCTAGCCACACCTAATTAA
- a CDS encoding glycosyltransferase family 2 protein, with the protein MSKPVKISGVIITFNEERNIERCLTSLKEVCDEIVVVDSFSTDGTKAICQAHQVRFVENTFEGHIEQKNFAMAQATNDIVLSLDADEALSPKLQESILAVKQNWQQPAYRFNRFTNYCGQWIKHSGWYPDTKTRLWDRRNGKWGGTNPHDSVELSSNIEAKHLKGDLLHYSYYTMEEHVLRSAKYAKISAKALYKQGKKASLLKMIGSAGFRFVQDYFLRGGIRDGFYGLVICGTSSHTTFLKYAYLRNLNNGKAIEE; encoded by the coding sequence ATGAGTAAGCCAGTTAAAATTAGTGGTGTAATTATCACCTTCAACGAGGAGCGAAACATTGAAAGGTGTCTTACTTCTCTAAAAGAAGTTTGTGATGAGATTGTGGTAGTCGATTCTTTTTCAACTGATGGTACCAAAGCGATTTGCCAAGCACACCAAGTTAGGTTTGTCGAAAACACATTTGAGGGTCATATCGAGCAAAAGAATTTTGCCATGGCCCAAGCGACTAATGATATTGTACTTTCTTTAGATGCAGACGAAGCGCTTTCTCCGAAACTTCAAGAAAGCATATTGGCTGTAAAACAAAACTGGCAGCAACCTGCCTATCGATTTAATCGATTCACGAACTATTGTGGTCAATGGATCAAACATAGTGGCTGGTATCCTGACACAAAAACTAGGCTTTGGGATAGACGAAATGGAAAATGGGGAGGTACAAACCCACACGATTCAGTTGAATTATCGTCGAATATAGAAGCAAAACACCTGAAAGGAGATCTACTACATTATTCCTACTACACCATGGAAGAACATGTGCTGAGATCAGCCAAGTATGCTAAAATATCGGCCAAAGCGCTTTATAAACAGGGTAAAAAGGCCAGCTTGTTAAAGATGATCGGCAGTGCGGGTTTTAGATTTGTACAGGATTACTTTCTACGTGGTGGGATTAGAGATGGGTTCTACGGCTTAGTTATTTGTGGAACTAGTAGTCATACTACTTTTTTGAAGTATGCTTATTTACGGAACCTAAACAACGGTAAGGCAATAGAAGAATGA
- a CDS encoding ArnT family glycosyltransferase, whose product MKKVYDYLLLRGPHKPQVYFLMTVITAVYLLNFHVNDIWTPNESFYAEAVREMFESGNFLEIFYNYEPRYNKPPLTYWLIAGSSSIFGLNEFGIRLPIVLLGVGSIWLTYLIGRLLYGEKGGLYAMVMMAFSVQVLAVKQYASPEIPLTFFFTLTMYYVIKGFLTRNKKYILLSYVALGLTVLTKGFPYIIVIASIIGIFILVKGPDKWKRVWKEVKFLNLHIGLPIALLIGLSWVIFMYLKDGQEFWEVYYRETFGRALSKKTNGPKPFFYLEVISWSIIPYSLTFFFAVLRWFGDRKNISKVLFPVCWVAAMLIIFTAAKGKIPTYMIQAHPAMLLMIVPLLLEYSPKAKFWRTVWKTTFALPSILIIAATFYAIYFLGLNVLLYSLAVFSLIGFVLWLRKGNDPDWNVMIPFWSITAFLICFAIYLPRMERFRPYDELGNVINVEQKISKSIPIQIQETLIHNIPYYAERLAIRDQTIEEINNNGLKAPTLALIRDEDFSELVGFKSIWSGMIYDFSSESQFLKFVLACLDAEKGDFSKFAKYHVVTKDIE is encoded by the coding sequence ATGAAGAAAGTTTATGACTACTTGCTACTAAGAGGGCCTCATAAGCCACAGGTTTACTTCTTGATGACCGTTATCACGGCAGTTTACTTGTTAAACTTTCATGTGAATGACATATGGACACCTAACGAAAGCTTTTATGCCGAAGCGGTTCGTGAAATGTTTGAGTCGGGAAACTTTCTAGAAATCTTCTACAACTACGAACCGCGGTATAACAAACCTCCATTGACTTATTGGTTGATTGCTGGATCATCAAGTATTTTCGGCTTAAACGAATTTGGTATACGGCTACCTATCGTCCTTCTTGGAGTAGGCAGTATTTGGCTTACCTATTTAATCGGTCGTTTACTTTATGGCGAAAAAGGTGGTTTATATGCCATGGTCATGATGGCTTTTTCTGTACAAGTCTTAGCTGTCAAACAGTATGCTTCTCCTGAAATCCCGTTGACATTCTTTTTTACGCTTACCATGTATTATGTCATTAAGGGTTTCTTGACTAGAAATAAAAAATACATCCTGCTCAGTTATGTAGCACTTGGGCTTACAGTACTTACGAAAGGCTTCCCTTATATCATTGTCATCGCAAGTATTATTGGCATTTTCATCTTAGTAAAAGGGCCCGATAAATGGAAAAGGGTATGGAAAGAAGTCAAGTTTTTAAACCTCCATATTGGCCTTCCCATTGCCCTTCTTATTGGCTTAAGCTGGGTAATTTTTATGTATTTAAAAGATGGCCAAGAGTTCTGGGAGGTCTATTATAGAGAGACCTTTGGCCGAGCGCTCAGTAAAAAAACCAATGGACCAAAACCCTTCTTTTATCTAGAGGTAATTTCTTGGAGTATTATTCCATACTCTCTAACTTTTTTCTTCGCCGTTTTGCGATGGTTCGGTGATAGGAAGAATATTTCAAAAGTTTTGTTTCCCGTTTGTTGGGTGGCTGCCATGTTGATCATTTTCACCGCGGCAAAAGGAAAAATACCGACTTACATGATTCAAGCGCATCCCGCTATGCTTTTGATGATAGTTCCACTTTTGCTCGAATACTCACCTAAGGCAAAATTTTGGCGTACTGTCTGGAAGACCACTTTCGCACTTCCTTCCATTTTGATCATTGCTGCAACGTTTTATGCCATCTATTTTTTAGGGTTAAATGTGCTGCTCTATAGTTTAGCTGTCTTCTCGCTAATAGGTTTTGTGCTATGGCTGCGCAAAGGGAATGACCCCGATTGGAATGTAATGATTCCTTTCTGGTCAATAACTGCTTTCTTGATATGTTTTGCGATTTATTTGCCGCGAATGGAACGTTTTCGACCTTATGATGAGCTAGGGAATGTTATTAATGTTGAACAAAAAATAAGTAAGTCAATACCGATACAAATTCAAGAAACACTTATCCATAATATCCCTTACTATGCCGAAAGATTGGCGATTAGAGACCAGACCATCGAAGAAATAAATAACAACGGTCTAAAAGCTCCAACCCTCGCTTTAATTCGAGATGAAGATTTTTCTGAGTTAGTGGGATTTAAATCTATTTGGAGTGGAATGATTTATGATTTCTCTAGCGAGTCTCAATTTTTGAAATTCGTTTTAGCCTGCCTTGATGCTGAGAAAGGGGATTTCTCAAAGTTTGCAAAATATCATGTCGTCACTAAGGATATAGAATAG
- a CDS encoding FkbM family methyltransferase yields the protein MGGKDTFSFRLKNGFQIDVPRKMMPPFKESFFDRVYLKNFPNGQLKTENPTIIDIGGNVGFFSLFMLSQFPKAKVIAFEPMPFNFQQLAHYQSTYSTLDWTIENKAVSSNRDGIKLFSSTIDGFSTMASVFTDQGKGEEINVETVVFSDVIETYGLTKIDLMKLDCEGSEYAILYGMSDDQFDLVSNFSIETHPGQSGNQNHSALVSFLKEKKYDLVDQMNSDGTGYIWAWR from the coding sequence ATGGGAGGTAAGGACACTTTTTCCTTTAGGCTTAAAAATGGTTTCCAGATCGATGTACCACGTAAGATGATGCCGCCGTTTAAGGAAAGCTTTTTTGACAGGGTTTACCTTAAGAATTTCCCAAATGGTCAGCTTAAAACGGAAAATCCAACGATTATTGATATTGGTGGAAATGTAGGGTTCTTCAGCCTATTTATGCTATCTCAGTTTCCGAAAGCTAAGGTCATCGCTTTTGAACCAATGCCATTTAATTTTCAGCAATTGGCCCATTATCAATCCACTTACTCAACTCTCGACTGGACGATTGAAAACAAAGCGGTTTCTTCAAACAGAGATGGAATTAAGCTTTTTTCGAGTACAATTGATGGCTTTTCGACAATGGCTAGTGTATTTACTGATCAGGGAAAAGGAGAGGAGATTAACGTGGAAACTGTTGTTTTTAGTGATGTGATTGAAACATACGGCTTGACTAAAATCGATTTAATGAAGCTTGATTGCGAAGGGTCTGAATACGCCATACTATACGGAATGAGCGACGATCAATTTGACTTGGTAAGCAATTTCAGTATCGAGACACACCCTGGGCAGTCGGGTAATCAAAATCATTCAGCACTGGTAAGCTTTTTAAAGGAAAAGAAGTACGATTTAGTCGATCAAATGAATAGTGATGGTACAGGATATATCTGGGCTTGGCGCTAA
- the ahcY gene encoding adenosylhomocysteinase, whose product MQETLAYKVKDINLADWGRKEIELAEAEMPGLMSLREEFGPSQILKGARIAGCLHMTIQTAVLIETLTALGAEVSWSSCNIFSTQDHAASAIAKSGVPVFAWKGMNDQEFDWCIEQTIFAFEGGKPLNMILDDGGDLTNMVLDKYPELVPGIKGLSEETTTGVHRLYERMKNGTLPLPAINVNDSVTKSKFDNKYGCKESLVDAIRRATDVMLAGKVAVVAGYGDVGKGSAASLSGAGVRVIVTEIDPICALQAAMDGYEVQKMDKAIPRANIIVTATGNYNIIQQRHFEAMTDKTIVCNIGHFDNEIDMAWLNEAHGESKVEIKPQVDLYNINGNDIIVLAEGRLVNLGCATGHPSFVMSNSFTNQTLAQIELWTNREAYENAVYTLPKHLDEKVAKLHLAKIGVELDELTQEQAEYIGVTVEGPYKPEHYRY is encoded by the coding sequence ATGCAGGAGACATTAGCTTACAAAGTAAAAGATATCAATCTCGCAGATTGGGGTAGAAAAGAAATAGAATTGGCCGAGGCTGAAATGCCAGGCTTGATGTCATTAAGAGAAGAGTTTGGTCCTTCACAAATCTTAAAAGGGGCTCGAATTGCTGGTTGTCTTCACATGACAATTCAAACGGCTGTATTAATTGAAACACTAACTGCTTTAGGAGCCGAGGTTTCTTGGTCTTCTTGTAATATTTTCTCTACGCAGGATCATGCCGCTTCAGCTATCGCAAAATCTGGTGTTCCGGTGTTTGCTTGGAAAGGGATGAACGATCAAGAGTTTGATTGGTGTATTGAGCAGACAATTTTTGCATTTGAAGGTGGAAAGCCGCTAAACATGATTCTTGATGATGGTGGTGATTTGACGAATATGGTACTTGATAAGTATCCTGAATTAGTACCAGGCATTAAAGGTCTATCAGAAGAGACAACTACTGGTGTTCATAGACTTTATGAGCGTATGAAAAATGGAACTTTGCCATTGCCAGCTATTAATGTGAACGATTCAGTGACTAAGTCCAAATTTGACAACAAATATGGTTGTAAAGAGTCATTGGTCGACGCAATTCGTAGAGCTACGGATGTCATGCTAGCTGGTAAAGTAGCAGTAGTTGCTGGTTACGGAGACGTTGGTAAGGGATCAGCCGCTTCTCTAAGCGGAGCAGGAGTAAGAGTTATAGTCACTGAAATCGATCCGATTTGTGCTTTACAAGCTGCAATGGATGGTTATGAAGTTCAGAAAATGGACAAAGCTATTCCAAGAGCAAATATTATTGTTACAGCAACTGGTAACTACAATATCATCCAACAAAGACACTTTGAAGCGATGACTGATAAAACGATCGTTTGTAATATCGGTCACTTCGATAATGAAATTGATATGGCTTGGTTAAACGAGGCACATGGTGAAAGCAAAGTAGAGATCAAACCTCAAGTTGACTTGTATAATATTAATGGCAACGATATTATCGTTTTAGCAGAAGGTAGATTAGTTAACCTTGGTTGTGCTACTGGACACCCTTCATTTGTAATGTCCAACTCATTTACAAACCAAACACTAGCGCAAATTGAGCTTTGGACAAACAGAGAAGCTTACGAAAACGCAGTTTACACGCTTCCTAAACATTTAGATGAGAAGGTAGCAAAGCTTCACTTAGCTAAAATTGGAGTTGAGCTTGATGAGTTAACACAAGAACAAGCCGAATATATTGGTGTAACTGTTGAAGGTCCTTACAAGCCAGAGCATTACAGATATTAA